Proteins encoded within one genomic window of Gallus gallus isolate bGalGal1 chromosome 1, bGalGal1.mat.broiler.GRCg7b, whole genome shotgun sequence:
- the CHD4 gene encoding chromodomain-helicase-DNA-binding protein 4 isoform X12, whose amino-acid sequence MASGIGSPSPCSGGSDDDEMEILLNNAIPQHQEHEEEPEEELLSEAETLKIKKKKKPKKLKEPKVPKLSKRQKKELGDSSGEGNEFVEEEEEVLRSDSEGSDYTPGKKKKKKLGPKKEKKSKAKRKEEEDEEEEDDDSKEPKSSAQLLEDWGMEDIDHIFTEEDYRTLTNYKAFSQFVRPLIAAKNPKIAVSKMMMVLGAKWREFSTNNPFKGSSGASVAAAAAAAVAVVESMVTNVDAVLPQPPVDVPLRKAKTKEGKGPNARRKPKGSPRIPDMKKPKTKKVAPLKIKLGGFGSKRKRSSSEDDDLDVESDFDDASINSYSVSDGSTSRSSRSRKKLKAGKKKKKGEEDSTVAVDGYETDHQDYCEVCQQGGEIILCDTCPRAYHMVCLDPDMEKAPEGKWSCPHCEKEGIQWEAKEDNSEGEEILEDVVGDAEEEDDHHMEFCRVCKDGGELLCCDACPSSYHIHCLNPPLPEIPNGEWLCPRCTCPALKGKVQKILIWKWGQPPVGPVPPRPPDADPNAPPPKPLEGRPERQFFVKWQGMSYWHCSWVSELQLELHCQVMFRNYQRKNDMDEPPSGDFGGEEEKSRKRKNKDPKYAEMEERFYRYGIKPEWMMIHRILNHSVDKKGNVHYLIKWRDLPYDQASWESEDVDIQDYDLYKQAYWNHRELMRGEEGRPGKKLKKVKMRKLERPPETPTVDPTVKYDRQPEYLDVTGGTLHPYQLEGLNWLRFSWAQGTDTILADEMGLGKTVQTAVFLYSLYKEGHSKGPFLVSAPLSTIINWEREFEMWAPDMYVVTYVGDKDSRAIIRENEFTFEDNAIRGGKKASRMKKEAAVKFHVLLTSYELITIDMAILGSIDWACLIVDEAHRLKNNQSKFFRVLNGYSLQHKLLLTGTPLQNNLEELFHLLNFLTPERFHNLEGFLEEFADIAKEDQIKKLHDMLGPHMLRRLKADVFKNMPSKTELIVRVELSPMQKKYYKYILTRNFEALNARGGGNQVSLLNVVMDLKKCCNHPYLFPVAAMEAPKMPNGMYDGSALIRASGKLLLLQKMLKNLKEGGHRVLIFSQMTKMLDLLEDFLEHEGYKYERIDGGITGNMRQEAIDRFNAPGAQQFCFLLSTRAGGLGINLATADTVIIYDSDWNPHNDIQAFSRAHRIGQNKKVMIYRFVTRASVEERITQVAKKKMMLTHLVVRPGLGSKTGSMSKQELDDILKFGTEELFKDEATEGGDNKEGEDSSVIHYDDKAIERLLDRNQDETEDTELQGMNEYLSSFKVAQYVVREEEMGEEEEVEREIIKQEESVDPDYWEKLLRHHYEQQQEDLARNLGKGKRIRKQVNYNDGSQEDRDWQDDQSDNQSDYSVASEEGDEDFDERSEAARRPSRKGLRNDKDKPLPPLLARVGGNIEVLGFNARQRKAFLNAIMRYGMPPQDAFTTQWLVRDLRGKSEKEFKAYVSLFMRHLCEPGADGAETFADGVPREGLSRQHVLTRIGVMSLIRKKVQEFEHVNGRWSMPELAEIEENKKLSQPSSPSPKTPTPSTPGDTQPNTPAPVPPPEEGIKTEEGASNKEQGESAEPEKELSASANDTEVPMECAQPAETAPQEAKSPVNSTEADEKKEEPEVKERTDEPMEVESKADVEKVEDRAPTENTSEPPVITLDEKDEKKDDDKRDVVMLQNGEMLKESADERHKKAVKQRFMFNIADGGFTELHSLWQNEERAATVTKKTYEIWHRRHDYWLLAGIINHGYARWQDIQNDPRYAILNEPFKGEMNRGNFLEIKNKFLARRFKLLEQALVIEEQLRRAAYLNMSEDPTHPSMALNTRFAEVECLAESHQHLSKESMAGNKPANAVLHKVLKQLEELLSDMKADVTRLPATIARIPPVAVRLQMSERNILSRLANRSSGAAAVSL is encoded by the exons AGCACGAAGAGGAGCCAGAAGAAGAGCTTCTGTCAGAGGCTGAGACGCTCAAAatcaaaaagaagaagaaacccAAGAAGCTAAAGGAACCCAAAGTGCCCAAACTCAGCAAGCGTCAGAAGAAGGAG cttgGGGACAGTTCTGGTGAGGGCAATGAGTttgtggaggaggaagaggaggttcTGCGCTCTGATAGCGAGGGCAGTGACTACACTcctgggaagaagaaaaagaagaaattagggccgaagaaggaaaagaaaagcaaagcaaaacgcaaggaggaagaagatgaggaggaagaagatgatgaCTCCAAG GAGCCAAAGTCATCTGCTCAGCTCCTGGAGGATTGGGGCATGGAAGATATTGATCATATCTTCACAGAGGAGGATTACCGCACCCTCACCAACTACAAAGCTTTCAGCCAGTTTGTCAG ACCACTTATCGCAGCCAAGAACCCTAAAATAGCTGTGTCGAAGATGATGATGGTACTGGGAGCCAAATGGAGGGAATTTAGCACAAATAACCCCTTCAAGGGAAGTTCAGgtgcatctgtggctgctgctgcagctgcagctgttgcaGTAGTGGAGAGTATGGTGACAAATGTGGATGCTGTGCTGCCGCAGCCCCCTGTAGATGTGCCTCTCAGGAAGGCCAAGACAAAGGAAGGCAAAG GACCCAATGCCCGGAGGAAGCCAAAGGGCAGTCCTCGTATTCCTGATATGAAGAAACCTAAAACAAAGAAAGTGGCACCTTTGAAGATCAAACTGGGAGGATTTGGTTCCAAGCGTAAAAGGTCATCG AGTGAAGATGATGACCTGGATGTGGAGTCAGACTTTGACGATGCCAGCATCAACAGCTACTCTGTTTCAGATGGATCTACAAGTCGCAGTAGCCGCAGTCGTAAAAAACtcaaagctggaaaaaagaaaaagaaag GTGAGGAGGACTCCACAGTGGCTGTGGATGGCTATGAGACTGATCACCAGGACTACTGTGAGGTgtgccagcagggaggagaaatCATACTGTGTGACACTTGTCCTCGTGCCTACCACATGGTTTGCCTGGACCCAGACATGGAGAAAGCCCCAGAGGGCAAATGGAGCTGCCCGCACTGT GAAAAAGAGGGCATTCAGTGGGAAGCAAAGGAGGATAACTCTGAAGGTGAAGAGATCCTGGAAGATGTTGTGGGAGATGCTGAAGAGGAAGATGACCACCATATGGAGTTCTGTAGAGTCTGCAAGGATggaggagagctgctgtgctgtgatgcATGTCCTTCATCCTATCACATCCACTGTCTGAATCCCCCATTGCCAGAGATTCCCAATGGCGAGTGGCTGTGTCCTCGCTGCACT TGTCCAGCTCTGAAAGGAAAGGTTCAGAAGATCTTGATCTGGAAATGGGGTCAGCCCCCAGTTGGCCCTGTACCACCACGTCCACCTGATGCAGATCCTAATGCACCTCCTCCTAAGCCTCTGGAGGGTCGACCTGAAAGGCAGTTCTTTGTCAAATGGCAGGGCATGTCCTACTGGCACTGCTCTTGGGTGTCAGAGTTGCAG CTGGAGCTGCACTGTCAGGTAATGTTTCGAAATTACCAACGCAAGAACGATATGGATGAGCCACCTTCAGGGGACTTtggaggggaagaggagaaaagtcgtaagagaaaaaacaaggaCCCCAAATATGCTGAAATGGAGGAACGCTTCTATCGATATGGGATCAAACCGGAGTGGATGATGATCCATAGAATCCTTAATCATAG tGTGGATAAGAAGGGGAATGTCCACTATTTGATTAAATGGAGAGACCTACCCTATGACCAGGCATCATGGGAAAGCGAGGATGTGGATATCCAAGATTATGACCTTTACAAGCAAGCCTACTGGAATCACAG GGAGCTGATGAGGGGTGAAGAAGGAAGGCCTGGTAAGAAGCTAAAGAAAGTGAAGATGCGTAAACTGGAAAGGCCCCCTGAAACTCCAACAGTAGAT CCAACAGTGAAGTATGACCGGCAGCCAGAGTACCTTGATGTAACAGGGGGAACCTTGCATCCTTACCAACTGGAAGGACTGAACTGGCTGCGATTCTCTTGGGCCCAGGGCACGGATACAATCTTAGCTGATGAAATGGGTCTGGGAAAGACTGTGCAGACAGCTGTGTTCCTGTATTCCTTATACAAAGAG GGCCACTCAAAGGGACCCTTCTTGGTGAGTGCCCCCCTCTCCACAATCATCAACTGGGAACGAGAATTTGAGATGTGGGCGCCAGATATGTATGTAGTGACCTATGTTGGGGACAAAGACAGTCGAGCAATCATCCGTGAGAATGAGTTCACTTTTGAGGACAATGCCATACGTGGAGGCAAAAAAGCATCCAGAATGAAG AAGGAGGCAGCTGTGAAGTTCCATGTTCTTCTCACTTCTTATGAGTTGATCACAATTGATATGGCCATACTGGGATCTATTGACTGGGCATGTCTCATTGTAGATGAAGCTCATCGACTGAAGAACAATCAGTCTAAG TTCTTTCGTGTGCTGAATGGTTATTCCCTGCAGCATAAGCTGCTGCTTACGGGAACTCCTCTGCAGAACAACCTGGAAGAACTGTTTCACCTACTGAACTTCCTGACACCAGAGAGATTCCA taatTTGGAGGGCTTCTTAGAAGAGTTTGCAGATATTGCCAAGGAAGATCAGATCAAGAAGCTACATGACATGCTGGGCCCGCACATGCTGAGACGCCTCAAAGCTGATGTTTTCAAGAACATGCCTTCTAAGACTGAGCTTATTGTCAGAGTGGAGTTGAGTCCTATGCAGAA gaaatactataaatatattttgacaAGGAACTTTGAGGCACTGAATGCACGTGGTGGTGGTAACCAAGTTTCATTACTCAATGTTGTTATGGATCTGAAGAAGTGCTGTAACCACCCCTACCTCTTTCCTGTGGCTGCTATG GAAGCTCCAAAAATGCCAAATGGCATGTATGATGGTAGTGCTCTTATTCGAGCATCTGGAaagttgctgctgctccagaagaTGTTAAAGAATCTCAAGGAAGGAGGTCACAGAGTGCTCATATTCTCTCAG ATGACTAAAATGTTAGACCTTTTGGAAGACTTTCTGGAACATGAAGGATACAAATACGAGCGGATTGATGGAGGAATCACAGGAAACATGCGTCAAGAGGCTATTGATCGCTTTAATG CTCCTGGTGCtcagcagttctgctttctcctttcaaCTCGAGCTGGGGGTCTTGGTATTAACTTGGCCACAGCAGATACTGTGATTATTTATGATTCAGACTGGAACCCGCACAATGATATCCAG GCCTTCAGCCGTGCACATAGAATTGGACAGAACAAGAAAGTAATGATATACCGCTTTGTGACAAGAGCATCAGTGGAGGAGCGCATCactcaggtggccaagaagaaaatgatgctAACTCATCTGGTAGTGAGACCAGGGCTGGGCTCCAAGACAGGCTCCATGTCCAAACAGGAACTTGATGACATTCTCAAATTTGGTACTGAAGAGCTCTTCAAGGATGAGGCTACGGAGGGGG GGGATAACAAAGAAGGTGAAGATAGCAGTGTTATCCACTATGATGACAAAGCAATTGAGCGTCTGTTGGATCGGAACCAGGATGAAACAGAAGACACGGAACTTCAGGGCATGAATGAGTATCTCAGCTCTTTCAAAGTGGCCCAGTATGTGGTTCGTGAAGAGGAGATGGGG gaggaagaagaagtgGAACGAGAGATTATTAAGCAGGAAGAGTCGGTGGATCCCGATTACTGGGAGAAACTGCTCCGCCACCATTATGAGCAGCAACAGGAGGATCTGGCTAGGAATCTGGGCAAGGGCAAACGTATTCGCAAGCAAGTTAACTACAATGATGGCTCACAGGAGGATAGAG actgGCAAGATGACCAGTCAGATAATCAGTCAGACTATTCAGTTGCTTCTGAAGAAGGAGATGAGGACTTTGATGAGAGATCTGAAG CAGCTCGTCGGCCTAGCCGCAAAGGCCTGAGAAATGATAAGGATAAGCCCCTGCCTCCTTTACTTGCTCGAGTGGGAGGGAACATTGAG GTCTTGGGTTTCAATGCCCGCCAGAGAAAAGCCTTTCTCAATGCTATCATGCGCTATGGAATGCCACCTCAGGATGCATTCACCACTCAGTGGCTTGTTCGGGACCTCCGTGGCAAGTCAGAGAAAGAGTTCAA GGCCTATGTCTCACTGTTCATGCGCCATTTATGTGAACCTGGAGCTGATGGTGCAGAGACGTTTGCAGATGGGGTCCCACGGGAAGGTCTTTCTCGACAGCATGTCCTTACTCGCATTGGGGTCATGTCACTTATACGCAAAAAG GTGCAGGAATTTGAGCATGTGAATGGCCGCTGGAGTATGCCAGAACTGGCAGAGATAGAGGAGAACAAGAAACTTTCTCAGCCAAGCTCACCCTCTCCCAAAACACCAACTCCTTCAACACCAGGGGATACTCAGCCAAATACACCTGCCCCTGTCCCTCCTCCTG AAGAGGGAATAAAGACAGAAGAAGGAGCCAGTAACAAGGAACAAGGAGAATCTGCTGAACCAGAGAAAGAACTCAGTGCCTCTGCTAATGACACAGAGGTCCCTATGGAG tgtgcccagccTGCAGAGACAGCACCACAGGAAGCCAAATCCCCAGTGAACTCCACAGAAgcagatgagaagaaagaagaaccAGAGGTGAAGGAAAGAACAGATGAGCCAATGGAAGTGGAAAGCAAAG CTGATGTGGAGAAAGTGGAAGACAGAGCACCTACTGAGAATACCTCTGAACCCCCTGTAATCACTTTGGATGAGAAAG ATGAGAAAAAGGACGATGATAAGAGAGATGTGGTGATGCTGCAGAATGGAGAGATGCTGAAAGAGTCAGCAGATGAAAGGCACAAAAAGGCAGTAAAGCAACGGTTCATGTTCAACATAGCTGATGGTGGCTTCACAG AATTACACTCCCTCTGGCAGAACGAAGAGCGGGCTGCAACTGTCACGAAGAAGACATATGAGATCTGGCATCGGCGTCATGACTACTGGCTACTTGCTGGAATTATCAA TCATGGCTATGCCCGTTGGCAAGATATTCAGAATGATCCGCGTTACGCCATCCTCAATGAACCCTTCAAGGGGGAGATGAACAGGGGTAACTTCCtggaaataaagaacaaattCTTAGCAAGGAGATTCAAG CTCCTGGAGCAAGCACTGGTGATTGAGGAGCAGTTGCGGCGAGCTGCCTATCTGAATATGTCAGAAGACCCCACTCACCCCTCAATGGCTCTGAACACACGTTTTGCGGAGGTGGAGTGCCTGGCTGAGAGTCACCAGCATCTATCCAAGGAGTCAATGGCCGGGAATAAGCCTGCCaatgctgtgctgcacaaag TTCTGAAGCAGCTAGAGGAGCTTCTGAGTGACATGAAGGCAGACGTGACACGCTTGCCTGCCACTATTGCCCGTATCCCGCCGGTGGCAGTGCGCCTGCAGATGTCAGAACGCAACATCCTCAGCAGGCTCGCCAACCGCAGCA GTGGCGCAGCAGCAGTGAGTCTCTAG